The Magnolia sinica isolate HGM2019 chromosome 11, MsV1, whole genome shotgun sequence DNA window gcgaatctctatagttatgggatgtggggcGAGTCGGGTTTTTTATAAagtatattccacattgtaatgatcattacgtatgatgagccgcacatactttgctaggcatgcattcatgtagattagtTGTGCAtgttgatacctcttgtagtggtggagtacgagacgtatcagaatccttacattacttttatgaatcttttaaattaatgttaatattaaaggataaccatcactatgattagggcgttgaccctctccaaccgtatagatgatgcaggtgatgtatagattgaagacctatatgaccatctccctatgaaGGATTATACTGGATGAATGAGAAGATAGtttcatgatttagttttatattttcgctacgaactcgataatgtaataagttcTCATTGAGaaagcatttgataatttgttgaattcttttactctattgaaataataaatacagttgattttattatcGTAAATGGTttccttcatgaatgtaatgggatgtgatctaaatgaaaaaaaaggtacaatttttaaagcatccaattcattcaattattaacacccgattttctcgggcacaagtataaactctaGCTGTGAAAATTCGGTATGTTACAATCGTGGCCAGCTTTGCTAGCATGTTTGTTTAGAGTTTTCTACTCTgaggatcaagctgatgttgcACTTCAGAAATTTGCTAATCACCTCTCGGGCTCTTTGTAAATAGGCTTTCATTTTTTTGGCCTGGTACTCATTAGTTATCTGATTGACGACGAGCTGTGAGTCGCTATGAATTTCCAAGTGTTGGGCTCCTATGGCAGCTACTGGCTTGAGCCTGCCATTAGCACCTCGTATTTTGTTGCATTGTTTGATGCTTGGAATCCAAATCGTAAGGCATACGGCATGCATGTCTGGTCGAGACTTCTAAGAGTATGCCAACCCTACTGCCTTTGGAATTGGATGACCCATTAACATACAGTGTCCACGTCGGCTGATCTGGTTCGTCTGTCCGATGCTTGGACTACTCGATCTGGATGTTGGAGCCAGCTCCTAAGTCATCCTCGGGTACGAGTTTAGGGATGAAGTCGGCCACTGCTTGGCCTTTGATTGTTGTTCGGGGTCGATATTTGATGTCAAACCCGTTGAGCTCAATTGCCCATTTTGTAAGTCTCACTAATGCTTCAGGTTTCTGGAATACCTGTCGGAGGGCTTGGTTGGTTGGGACGACAATGGTATGGGCTTGAAAGTATGGTCGTAAGCAGCGTGACGAGATGACAAGGGCTAAGGTCAACTTTTCTATGTCTGGATATCTGGTCTCAGTGGGGACTAGGGCCTTGCTGACGTAGTATACTGGTAGTTGTTTCCCTTCTTGCTCTCGGATGAGGGTCAAGCTAACTGTCGCTATCGAGACTATCAGGTATAGTAGTAATGGTTCTCCTTGCTCGGGCTTTGAGAGCAATGGTGGTGATCCCCAAGTACTGTTTGAGCTATTGAAAGGTGAGTTCACACTCTTTCGTCTATTCTGTCTTTTGCTTCCCttttaattgttaaaaaaaagggagacatttatcggtAGCTCAAGATACAAAACGGTTTAGGGTGGCTATTCTTTTTGTGAGATATTAAACTTCTTTTGTCGTCCTGGGTGAGCTCATGTTGAGCAGAACTTGAATTTTATCAGGGTTCACCTCAATTCCTCTCTGACTGACTAAGAACCCAAGGAATTTCCCAAACTGACGTCGAAGGCACACTTGCTTGGATTCAATTTCATTTGGCATTCTCATAGGATTATAAACATTTCTTCAAGGTTAGAGACGTGGTTTGCAACCTTGATGCTCTCGAGGAGCATGTCATTGATATAAACTTCCATGGAGCATCCGATTTGGCAGGCAAACATCTTGTTGATGAGCCTTTGATATGTAGTCCTGGCGTTCTTTAGtccaaaaggcatgaccttgTGGCGGTAGAGTCCTTTCTCTGTGATGAAGATTATCTTTTGTTTGTCATATGAGGGCATAACAATTTGATTGCATCCTGAGTAGGTGTCCATGAAGCTCAGGAGTTCATGCGCAGTTGTACTATCAACGGGTTGGTTGATCCTGGGGAGAGGAAAGCTGtctttgggcaggctttgttcaggtcggtGTAGTCAATACAGACctgccacttcccattggactttttAACCAAGATGACATTGGTTATCTAGTCTGAATAGTAGATTTCCTCGATGAAGTCTGCTTTGAGGAGTTTTTTTTACTACGTCTCCGATTGTAGCATATTGTTCGGGCTCGAACGCTCTCCGCTTCTGTCGGATTGGTCGGTAGTTGGGGTCGACGTTTAATTTATGGACTATAACTTTGGGGTTGATGACAGGCATGTCCTGATGAGACCAAGCGAATAATCAGCATATTGTCGAAGGAGGCTTATAACTTCGTCTTGTAACGGTTGTTTTAGGGACGACCCAACCTACATTATTCGAGTCGGATCGGAATCATTGAGTGGGACAAGTATGAGGTCTTCCATTGGGCACCCTCCCTCAATCAAGTCTTCTCAGGGGTTGAGGGAGGTGATGTCATTGTTTAGTGTTGTGTCCTTAATGCCATAGAATAGCATGTCGAGCTTCTTGTTGATCTCCCCTGACCAGTTTGGTACCATGCTCGGTTGGGAACTTCATCGCAAGATGGTACGTCGATACGATGACCTAAAGAGCATTGAGTGAGGGTTATCCAAGAATGACATTGTAGATGGAAGGATAATCCACCACTAAGAAATCGATCATGGTTGTCGTCTTGTTTTGCCCATCTCTAGTGGTGAGCAGGAGCTGAATCGATCCTTCTAAGGTAACCTTATCTCCCACAAATATGATCAGAGATGTTTTGACGGCTCAGAGTTGAGGTTGTCCGAATCCCATTTGTCGAACGCTTTGGCGAAGAGGATATCGGTCGAGCTGCTAGTGTCTACCAACAACTAAAACACTTTACGGTTAGTTATGTTCATAGTAACCATAAGTGCATCGTTATGGGGATGGTGAACTCCTCGGGTGTCATCTTTGGTGAAGGTTAGGTCGCAAGGTATTATCTTATTCTCTTTCGAGGTTCTGCTTATGACATGGGTCTGGTGTTCCAAGCTGGAGTGGCTGATACTTCGGGCGTGAGCTCTCCGAGCTCAATTCGAGTATCCTCCCTCGGCAGGTCCGCCAAAGATTATCCGGATTTCCTTGATAGGTTCATTGTTGATGGGTTGCTTGTTCTTTGGGTAAGCTCGTTCTTCCCTTTTGTTGACATATTCATGCAGGTACCCATTGCAAATGAGGGCTTCAATTTCCTCTTTAAGGTCGAAACAATCACCAATTGAGTGGTCGTGGTCTCAGTGGAAGTGACAATACTTTCGCTTATCTTGCCTTGCAGCATCGAATTTCATCTTGTTCGGCCACTCGAGGATCCATTTATCTCAGACTTCCATGAGGACCTGTTCAAGTGTCATGCTGAGAGGGGTGTACGAGCTAAACCTGTTGTCAAGTTGTTTGCTCAGGTGTTGACTCCTTGATGGCTCATCGTCTTTCCTTCTCTTATTATCGTTAGATCGTCTCTCTCTGGCCAAGCTTCCATTGTTTCAGGCAGCTTTTGGCAGGTTGAAGAGTTCTTTGGTGTTAGAGTACTTTTGAGCCCTATTGAGGAGTTCAGCTATCATTGTTGGAGGGTTTTTATCGAGTGACAAGAGGAACCTTCCTTCTCTTAGGCCTCCCATCATGGTAGTCAAAGTAATTTCTTCAGAATGTGCCTACACTTGCATTGTTTCCAGGTTAAAATGCTTGATATAATCCTTCAACAGCTCGACTTCTTTTTGAATGATATTGAGGAGGTGGAGCTAGTTTGAGGCTTTCTTTCCCTCCAatgaagttggtgatgaaggCTTTCTTAAAATGCTTAAAATAGCTGATCAATTGTGGCTTCAATTGCCGGAACCACTTTCAAGTTGCTCTTATTAGGGTCAATGAAACTGCGCGACACATGACTACGATTGATGTGTCGTGCAGTTCCATCCAAGCCTTAAAGGACTCCAGTGCTCTGCTGGGTCGATGGTCCCGGAGTATGGAGCGATCTAAGGCATGCAGAATCTCTGTGGGAGTTGTGCATGCATGATGTCAGCGGTAAAAGGAGGCTCAGTTTCTTCTAGTATTACCTCCACTGAGGTCAGGGCGTTCGAGTGGTAGGCCTGCTGTATGTTGCCAATCTAACCTCGTAGGTTGTTGAGCTCGGCTTCCCAGGGGTCACCACTTTCAGCCATTGCTTTGGCCGGTGCTTCGGGTACTTTGACACGCTTTTTCTATCCAACTCATGATGCAAGTCGGAGGCAGCCAGCGCGGCAATACTAGAGACGTGAGAAGGTGCAATCTTTGATGTTCCGAGTTACTTGTTCTTATGAGATACAACGAGCACGTCGGATGGTTCGAGGAGCTCTTGAACCATTGGTCCTATCATTTGCCCAACCTTCTGTGAGGGACGGGGATGTAGCTATTCCAACATTTATTTCATGAAGTTTATATTGTTGTTCAACATTTCAACTTGCTGCTCAAGGGATATAAGTTGTCCTCCTCAACTCCGGGATGGTTGCATCAGCCGTGCAAGTGCAGAATTAGCCTGGAGTTGGGAAGAAAAATCCCTGTGGCTGACAGACTGTTCTGGCGGTGCAAGGTCAGGTGCAACAGAGAAGGCCagagctttcttcttccctttcgccATTGTTGAACCACGGTTAGATGAGAACGGCTTTCTACGTCGTTCCCATAGATGACGCAAAACTGTTGATATAAAAATTTGGTTAGCCCTCCCTAGACCTGTGAACCTGCACAAAGAACATACAAGGAAGACCCCGACTcgtgcaggggaccctctgatgcctaaatcAAGTATGGAATCTGGGTCTCAGTTGAATGAAGAACTTCAggctagagattgtgcgtacctttcaccattagaggtgctcctatttatagttgaggagaggcgGTGGTGTAGGAGGGGTTTCCTCATTTAATTGGATATCTTGTAATAGGATTATAATCCTATTAGGAGTCGTAATGACCGCCCCAGATTCTCGGCCGAGATTTTGAGTGGATTCGTATTGCGACAGGCTTCCTAGATCTTCGATCGGGATCTCGGGCGGACGAGGTCGAACCTTGATAGGAGGCGGTCCATTTTGACCTGGGACATGCTGACCTATCTCCTTAGTCGAGCGGTTGGGTTCCTTTCATTTAGGTATAGATTTTCTGTTATTGCATGGCTCGGTCAAGCGCATAAAGTTACGACTTGACCTTTTTCTATTAGTCAGTCCATTTTCCCCGTAATAAACACTATGattttttgatttatcccttgTTAGGGTTTACATAATTCTTACACTCATGGCTTGCTCTTATTTGTATGACTCAAATGTTTAAGGAATTTATCAAGGTGCCAATGGCCAATGAAGGTGGAAACATTAGCAAAATCATATAAATATCATCGTAACTTAAAAATTCCAATAAATTTCacgaaaaacaaaaataaaaagctaatgagattttaaaaatatgGATGCATCCTCAAGATAAGGTTATTTAATCATTTTCCGTGAGAATATTGCGATATTTTCAGTAATATCGGGATATTAGACACTATGGCTGTGGCTTGGCGTAGGACgcattgcgtaccgagtaaactacgtgggggctactgtgatgtatgtgtcttatccactccctccatccattttatcagattatttaataaaatgatctaaaaactgaagcatatacaatgatcaagtggaccacgccacgggaaacagtggggataatgacgtccgctgttgaaaccttcctgagcccaaagtgatgtttatttgtcatccaaccagttcacaGGGTCActcaaacatggatgaagggaaaacacaatatcatattgatacaaaagttttgtggccctgagaagttttgaacggtagacgttcaattcatccccactatttcctctcgtgcggtccacttgagtttttgatccatcaattttttgcgtttacattctaaaatgatctcttaaaacgaatggatggtgtaggtttctcacaaacgtcacagtgggccccacctagcatcccagcgtaGCTCGCTGCTGTAATTTCGTCTCTCCCTCCCAATTCAAAGAGGAGAAATGTCATCACGCCCACCCCTTCTGCAACTCTTGTGCCTCcccaccaccctctctctctctctgagaatcAAAGAAGGGGAAGAagtagaaaaagagaaaaaaaaacaacaatccatccatccttaAATCCTGACCCTTGAATCAGGATGGCCACACCCACATCCTCACCACCTCCTCCACTCAATCCACAACCTGAAAATCTTCAAACCCTAATCAAGAAAATAACCTCAGTATTCACATCCTCCCCAAACCCTTCAGAAACCCAATCCCTCCTCCCATTCATCCcactcctctctccttctctcattccatctaTCATCTCTTCCCTCCCCAAACCCCGCCACTCCCTCTCTTTCTACCACTTCTGCCAATCCCACCTTCCCACCTTCTCCAATCCCACCATCGCCCTCCCATCcgtcctctccctcctctcctcCCTCCTCTCCTCCTCCAATTTCCCTGCTGCCCGCTCCATCCTTGGCTCTTTCATCGCTTCTGATCACCCCCACCACCTCCTTCACCGCCACCTCCTCCACTGCCTTCCACTCCCCTCCCGTGCCCTCCTTGACACCTCCATTGGTGCCTATGTTCACTCCCACCGCCCCCACCTCGCTGTCCAGATCTTCAAGCGCATGAAGCGTGTCCGCCGCAAGCCCTCCCTCCTCACCTGCAACACTCTCCTCAATTCCATGGTAAGGTCTTCTTCCCCATCTTCCCTTCCTCTTTCCTGCGAGATTTTCAATGACATGCTTGCGCTCGGCGTGAAGCCCAACACAAACACCTGCAACATTTTGATTTTTGGTTATTGCTCAAAATCGAAGCTTAAGGATGCGATGAGGGTTTTACACGAAATGGAGGAGAAATTCGATTGTGCTCCGGATAATGTCACATATAATACAATTCTAGATGGGTTTTGTAAGCGGGGCCTTTTGAATGAAGCGAGGGATTTGCTTGCTGACATGAAGTCTAGAGGGCTGTCGCCAAATCGGAACACGTATAATACGTTGGTTTCCGCATATCGCCGTTTGGGTTGGATGAAGGAGGCAGTGAATACGATCGAGTTGATGACACGGAGTGATTTCTTGCCAGATGTCTGGACTTACAACATGCTGATTGATGGGTTGTGCAAGGAAGGGAGGATCGATGAGGCATTCCGGCTTCGGGATGAGATGAAGAGGTTGAAACTGTCGCCGGATATCGTGACATATAATACGTTGATTGATGGGTGCTTCAAGTGGCGGAGTAACTCGGAGGCATTTGAGCTTTTGAGTGAGATGGAGGAGAACGGTGTGAGGGCAAATGTGGTCACGCATAATATAATGGTTAATGGGCTGTGTAGCGAAGGGAAGATGGTGGAGGCGAGCAAGGCGGTGAGGAAGATGGAAGAGAGCGGATTCTCACCTGATTGCATTACGTACAATACATTGATCAATACGTATTGTAAAGGTGGGGACATGGGTGAAGCATTTAAATTAATGGATGAGATGCttgggaaaggtttaaagatGGATACGGTGACACTCAATACCATCCTTCATTATGTATGTAAGGAGAATAGGCTCGATGAGGCACATAGGTTGTTGCATAGTGCCCCAAGGAGAGGATACACGCTCGATCAGGTCAGCTACGGGACACTGATCGTGGGTTACTTCAATAATGAGAATGTAGATGGGGCGTTGAAGCTTTGGGATGAGATGAAGAAGAAAGATATATTTCCTAGTATTATTACGTACAATTCAGTTATTTCAGGGCTCTGTAAGGCAGGGAAGACCAATGAAGCGATTAGCAAGTTGAACGAGCTTTTGGAAAGTGGCTTGGTGCCAGATGAGACGACATACAATACACTTATTCATGGGTATTGCATGGAAGGGGATTTGGAGCAAGCTTTCCAATTTCACAATAAGATGGTTGAGAATTCTTTCAAGCCGGATGCCATCACATGCAACATTCTTATTCATGGACTCTGCAAGGAGAAGATGTTGGACAAGGCTCTCAAACTCTTTGACAAGTGGGTCTCGAAGGGGAAAACCATTGATGTGATTACATATAACACATTGATAGCGGGCCTGTGTAATGGAGGGAAGATTGATACTGCATTGGAGCTTTTCACTGAGATGGAGGAGAAGAAATTGGCACCCGATAACTATACTTACAATGCAGTTCTATGTGGGCTTTCGGAGGCAGGCAGGACAGATGAAGCAGAGAAGTTTTTATTGAAGATGATTGCTGCTGgaaagttggatgataaattcaCTTTTGCTGCATTTGAGAAAGTCCACTCTAAAGGAAGAGAATTGGAGAAGAATCATGAGTTGCATGATGAAACTCCACAGGGAGATTCTGATTCTAGTTCTGCTACTTATTCGAAGCGCATTGATGAGCTATGTAGCGAGGGGAAGTTCAAGGAAGCCATATGCATTTTGAATGAGATGATGCAGAAGGGAATTTCTATAAATGGCTCCACCTATATTATTTTAATGGAGGGGCTTATCAAGAGGCGTAAAAGAACTTCAAAGGGAGCAGGATAGGATTTATCCAATGATTCCTTGTTCTTGTATGGTGCTGAATTTTTAGTAAGGGACGTGAATACCCCTGCTTGCAAAATTCAGCAGGTGGACCTGGCAAGAAGTTCAGGTACATAATTTTCTTCATCATGCAAAAGAAAATTGATGTATTATGATTTTCATATCTcacctttcttttcttccttttaggTACTTTTTGCTGGTCTTTAGAGCATAACTTGTGATAAAGTTACATAATTTAGATAGATTTCAAATGCTTACTAAAAGGTTGATGCCATAAGGTAAATGGATTCTTTATAGAACTCTCCTATTGGCTAATGGTTTTGTAGTGCTATCATATAGCGCCTATAAATTCGTCTTTGATGCATCTCTTGTGATGTTTAGGAATGGCATATGGTTTTTGAGCTTAGGTCATTTGAAGTATTCATTTGTCTCTAAAAGATCTTGACATCCAGCCTAACTTAAGCTGTAAAAAGTACCAAGATCAATGTTTCCGTTCATTGTCAAGGATagcgaaaaagaaaaaggaacaaTAAACCAAACTAGCTTTGTTTCTATCCAAGAATAGCCTAAGGAACATGCCCTTACTTTCCTTTTTTTAGATTTTAACAGTGGGAACAGCTTCTAAATTCACATTTGGGCTCTCCAATTTTCATCCAAGCCATTGCAGATGCAATCATATAAAGAGATATAAGGAATAGGAAATAGAGATTAAAAGAACTAGTAAACAACCAAATAGAGGATAGATTTGTGGAGTTTCACCATCACAAAAATGTAAAAAGAGTCTCACTTCTAAAAGAAGTTCCAATTGCAAGAACCGAAATAGCTCTTCTATAAATGAATGTATCTCATCTTTTCCACATGTATGATAATGTATATACAACCTTCCTTGTAAAAAAGATCATAATTAGAATCAAATGAAGCAGTTAAATCCTATTGTCCCTCACTTTCTTTTCTAAATTAACTCAAAATTAGTCCTTCAGTAATTcgtaataaggaaaaaaaaataaagaaattaacTAGAGAGCTTGAATACTATTTAAATACTTTATGCATGCAGCTGCAAGGCTTTGTATGGCTGTCTATTATACAAAGCTATAAAATATGCTTGTACATTTTGTATATAAACCCTAAAAATTCAATTGATTGggctcatgggccccacaatccaaTCGGTTGTTAACTTTGTGCCATCCGATTGGATTTGTGGGTTGTAGAATCCAATTGGATCCTTGATTTTTCCCAATCTTCTATTAGCAATCATATTAGGTCTATCTTAGACCCTTTTTGGTGAATGGTTGTGATCCTACATCGTGGAATTGGCATGCCCAGCCCCTTGTTGTTCTTCTGCTTCGTTGAATAAAATTGTTGTGTTGTGCATCATCACCAACATCTCTAAAattatcattgtcatcatcatagcCATGTCCCAACTCCCAACCTGTTTTGAGTCAGCTGTACTAATCTTGTTTTGTGAGTCAAGCCTACAGAAGGTGCTATCCCTGGCAAGCGAACAAGCTTTCATACCCCATTCTACCACCTTTATTGACATATAAGCAATTAACCCTCTAGATAGAGAGAGTAACaactaagaaagaaaagaatttaAGGCAAGTGATACAAAGTACTACCTTGTTGATTGTATTGTCTTGGCTAAACAAGAAGAGGGAAAGAAAAGTCCGTATGTTCCACTACTTCGATAATAAAACAAGCAATGATAATGCCTCTCAAGGTGACATATAGACCTATGTATAGGCTTTTGCATGccaataaaataaataactaacCCAACTAAAAATAGACTCTTGGATAGACATCACCATCTTTCACAAAAGGGAAATGTATCTCTCTAAATTGGCACATCTCTATCCTTCCCAGGAGATGTGTATATCTTTCTACATAGACACCGCTCGATCTTTCCAAAGAGAGGAGATGTGCATATTTATCAATCTATATAAACAATTCTCTCTCATTCCACtcattattttttaatgaaaaaccACTACAAGATGCGTCTTTCCAGATGTAGAACTCCTATCACATCAACATTTTGAATTGCACACATTGTACCTCATG harbors:
- the LOC131218945 gene encoding pentatricopeptide repeat-containing protein At2g16880 — encoded protein: MATPTSSPPPPLNPQPENLQTLIKKITSVFTSSPNPSETQSLLPFIPLLSPSLIPSIISSLPKPRHSLSFYHFCQSHLPTFSNPTIALPSVLSLLSSLLSSSNFPAARSILGSFIASDHPHHLLHRHLLHCLPLPSRALLDTSIGAYVHSHRPHLAVQIFKRMKRVRRKPSLLTCNTLLNSMVRSSSPSSLPLSCEIFNDMLALGVKPNTNTCNILIFGYCSKSKLKDAMRVLHEMEEKFDCAPDNVTYNTILDGFCKRGLLNEARDLLADMKSRGLSPNRNTYNTLVSAYRRLGWMKEAVNTIELMTRSDFLPDVWTYNMLIDGLCKEGRIDEAFRLRDEMKRLKLSPDIVTYNTLIDGCFKWRSNSEAFELLSEMEENGVRANVVTHNIMVNGLCSEGKMVEASKAVRKMEESGFSPDCITYNTLINTYCKGGDMGEAFKLMDEMLGKGLKMDTVTLNTILHYVCKENRLDEAHRLLHSAPRRGYTLDQVSYGTLIVGYFNNENVDGALKLWDEMKKKDIFPSIITYNSVISGLCKAGKTNEAISKLNELLESGLVPDETTYNTLIHGYCMEGDLEQAFQFHNKMVENSFKPDAITCNILIHGLCKEKMLDKALKLFDKWVSKGKTIDVITYNTLIAGLCNGGKIDTALELFTEMEEKKLAPDNYTYNAVLCGLSEAGRTDEAEKFLLKMIAAGKLDDKFTFAAFEKVHSKGRELEKNHELHDETPQGDSDSSSATYSKRIDELCSEGKFKEAICILNEMMQKGISINGSTYIILMEGLIKRRKRTSKGAG